One window of the Chloroflexota bacterium genome contains the following:
- a CDS encoding cytochrome C biogenesis protein gives MTATHIRRIAVFSALSAMALGAIALTGFWHPNAPAEAMQRYLPQITLPTVVVAGVVDGINPCAFTVLLLFITALLTTLQAGEQSVNTLRLRMLGLGSIYIAAVFLTYLALGVGLLKSLDFFTRQHVPARFGALLAILFGLWMLKDYFLPELGWRLQAPGKVGEIARQSAKKATIPALIVGGFLIGLCTVPCSGAVYLGVLSLLALQPTALLGYSYLVLYNVVFILPLVAILLAASARPTLNRLAHWNLHHKEWVRLVLGGGVVAMGLLILATV, from the coding sequence ATGACCGCTACTCATATTCGCCGCATCGCCGTCTTCTCTGCGCTCAGCGCGATGGCTCTTGGCGCAATCGCCCTTACCGGCTTCTGGCATCCCAACGCGCCTGCCGAGGCGATGCAGAGGTATCTGCCTCAAATCACGCTCCCGACGGTGGTCGTCGCCGGGGTTGTTGACGGCATCAATCCGTGCGCCTTCACCGTGCTGTTGCTGTTCATCACCGCCCTGCTCACCACCCTCCAGGCTGGAGAACAAAGTGTGAACACTCTCCGCTTGCGGATGTTGGGCCTCGGGTCAATCTACATTGCGGCAGTTTTCCTCACCTATTTGGCGCTTGGCGTTGGCTTGCTCAAATCGCTGGATTTCTTCACCCGGCAACACGTTCCGGCTCGCTTCGGCGCGCTCCTGGCGATTCTGTTTGGGTTGTGGATGTTGAAAGATTACTTTCTGCCTGAGCTGGGCTGGCGGTTGCAAGCGCCGGGAAAGGTGGGCGAGATTGCGCGGCAATCGGCAAAGAAGGCCACCATTCCGGCGTTGATCGTCGGCGGTTTTCTCATCGGCCTGTGCACCGTGCCGTGCAGTGGGGCGGTCTATCTCGGCGTGCTCAGCTTGCTGGCGTTGCAACCTACGGCGCTGTTGGGCTACAGCTATCTTGTGCTGTACAACGTCGTATTCATCCTGCCGCTGGTCGCCATTCTGCTAGCGGCTTCAGCTCGCCCCACGCTCAACCGGCTCGCCCATTGGAATTTGCATCACAAGGAGTGGGTGCGGCTGGTTCTCGGCGGCGGTGTGGTGGCGATGGGATTATTGATATTGGCGACAGTGTGA